In Electrophorus electricus isolate fEleEle1 chromosome 12, fEleEle1.pri, whole genome shotgun sequence, a single window of DNA contains:
- the fgf6a gene encoding fibroblast growth factor 6a, with amino-acid sequence MAIAQKLLISMSYETSTHWTLTAIVLLGFLVGIVSSYPISSRTNATSLERRWETLFSRSVLGISGEKSDLNWESDYLLGIKRVRRLYCNVGIGFHLQVLPDGRINGVHNENQYSLIEISTVERGVVSLYGVESELFVAMSSRGRLYGTRVFHDECKFKETLLPNNYNAYESSIYKGFYIALSKHGRLKRGYKATTAMTVTHFLPRL; translated from the exons ATGGCCATTGCGCAAAAGCTCCTCATCAGTATGTCCTACGAGACCAGCACGCACTGGACGTTGACCGCGATTGTTCTCCTGGGCTTTCTGGTCGGGATTGTGTCATCTTACCCTATCTCAAGCAGGACTAATGCAACTTCGTTGGAGAGAAGatgggagaccctgttctccCGCTCCGTTTTGGGGATCTCGGGTGAGAAATCGGACCTAAACTGGGAGAGTGACTATTTGCTGGGTATCAAGAGAGTGCGGAGGCTGTACTGCAACGTGGGCATCGGGTTTCACCTCCAGGTCCTCCCAGACGGAAGGATAAACGGTGTACATAATGAGAACCAATACA GTCTAATAGAGATCTCGACCGTAGAGCGAGGAGTGGTTAGTCTATATGGAGTGGAAAGCGAGCTGTTTGTCGCAATGAGCAGCCGAGGAAGGTTATACGGAACG AGAGTCTTTCATGATGAGTGCAAATTCAAGGAGACATTGCTTCCCAACAACTACAACGCCTACGAGTCTTCCATTTATAAGGGCTTCTACATCGCCCTAAGCAAACATGGCCGTCTGAAGAGAGGCTACAAGGCCACAACGGCTATGACTGTCACACATTTCCTCCCTCGATTATGA